One Spirochaeta africana DSM 8902 genomic window carries:
- a CDS encoding TonB-dependent receptor plug domain-containing protein, giving the protein MILEMRGLVRRVRWVLQAVFVINRRVWRLLAAVAALGVLAAPGALAEPQAEPARQPELSPEEAPGQPPEQAPPERIIITGKLRAPDPRTVPEQVTIITADQIAASAATTAAEILEPLPGVSITRYGGRSAAALVSVRGASPEQVLVLVNGRRRNTAQGGGVDLAAISPDSIERIEVYRGGMSAVHGDAAVGGVINIVLKEGGGAPFGVTAVLGAGSYDTRRGLIGLEFWSPQLRSGGNLQLHGVSSSGSERNNDDLLRGGVDLALQLQPTAALELDLEAGFLADEKGVPGMLEFPTPAARMQDTRASAGMDLTWELPTAAIRGGAAWSSQTRHYTDPEFFLGATDDQYRNTAWEFDLTLQQGFAGELLSASWQTGYHFRRDQLDSTTATDTATAGRDQAIRLRHALSLQSELVMDIAERSSRLFPAVRLDIWQESGEADWTVLPSAKAGVLLPLDTRERVLIKANTGTAFRIPSFDDLFWPVTAFAEGNPALVPERAWFADVGLILEPMSGLVLEAAGFYRAVDDLIQWVPGPSGAWRPVNIGRAVITGAELELRGLINPAWHTAWLELSLNSTLLRPEDRTPDTASYRKYLTRRPLHHGSAAATLAHPAGHSLKLQLRHVGVRYITAANTKYLDPYTVLDISTRAAVGKNWVLAAGIQNLLDREYIDIREYPVPGRELQMEVRYVY; this is encoded by the coding sequence ATGATCCTGGAAATGCGAGGCCTGGTTCGGCGTGTGCGATGGGTGCTGCAGGCAGTGTTCGTGATAAACCGGCGTGTGTGGCGGCTCCTGGCAGCCGTTGCAGCGCTCGGGGTGCTAGCGGCGCCCGGGGCTTTGGCTGAGCCTCAGGCCGAGCCGGCGAGGCAACCAGAGTTGTCGCCGGAGGAAGCACCGGGGCAGCCGCCGGAGCAGGCGCCACCAGAGCGCATAATCATCACCGGCAAGCTGCGTGCCCCGGACCCGCGGACCGTGCCGGAGCAGGTTACCATAATTACGGCAGACCAGATTGCTGCCAGTGCGGCAACCACTGCAGCCGAGATTCTGGAGCCGCTGCCCGGGGTCTCGATCACCAGATATGGCGGACGATCCGCCGCTGCGCTGGTGTCGGTGCGCGGGGCATCCCCGGAGCAGGTGCTGGTGCTGGTCAATGGCCGGCGGCGCAACACGGCGCAGGGCGGCGGGGTTGATCTTGCGGCAATCAGTCCGGATTCGATCGAGCGGATAGAGGTCTACCGCGGCGGTATGAGTGCGGTGCATGGCGATGCTGCAGTCGGTGGGGTAATCAATATAGTGCTCAAGGAGGGGGGAGGTGCCCCCTTCGGGGTGACTGCGGTGCTGGGAGCAGGGAGCTATGACACACGACGCGGACTGATCGGGCTGGAGTTCTGGTCGCCGCAGTTGCGCAGCGGGGGGAACCTGCAGCTGCATGGGGTGTCTTCCAGCGGCAGTGAGCGCAACAATGACGACCTGCTGCGCGGCGGGGTGGATCTTGCGCTGCAGCTGCAGCCAACTGCTGCCCTTGAACTTGATCTCGAGGCCGGATTTCTGGCCGACGAGAAGGGGGTTCCGGGTATGCTGGAGTTTCCCACCCCGGCAGCGCGCATGCAGGATACCCGGGCCTCCGCCGGTATGGACCTTACCTGGGAGTTGCCGACGGCGGCTATCCGCGGCGGAGCAGCCTGGAGCAGTCAGACTCGCCACTACACCGATCCGGAGTTTTTTCTGGGGGCGACAGATGATCAATATAGGAACACAGCCTGGGAGTTTGATCTCACGCTGCAGCAGGGCTTTGCCGGAGAGCTGCTGTCGGCAAGCTGGCAGACCGGGTACCACTTCCGGCGCGACCAACTGGATTCGACAACCGCGACCGACACCGCCACAGCGGGGCGTGACCAGGCAATCCGGTTGCGTCATGCGTTATCGCTGCAGTCTGAACTGGTTATGGATATTGCTGAACGATCCAGCCGGCTGTTCCCGGCAGTCAGGCTGGATATCTGGCAGGAATCCGGGGAGGCTGACTGGACGGTGCTGCCCTCAGCCAAGGCGGGGGTGCTGCTGCCGCTGGATACCCGTGAGCGGGTGCTGATCAAGGCTAACACCGGTACCGCATTCCGGATTCCCTCGTTCGATGATCTGTTCTGGCCGGTTACCGCGTTTGCCGAGGGGAATCCGGCATTGGTACCCGAGCGTGCCTGGTTTGCAGATGTCGGGCTCATCCTTGAGCCGATGTCCGGGCTGGTGCTGGAGGCAGCAGGATTTTACCGTGCTGTTGATGATCTGATTCAGTGGGTCCCGGGACCTTCCGGAGCCTGGCGTCCCGTTAACATTGGCCGGGCGGTGATTACCGGAGCCGAGCTGGAGCTGCGTGGACTGATAAATCCGGCTTGGCATACGGCATGGCTGGAACTCTCGCTCAACAGTACCCTGTTGCGCCCCGAGGATCGGACCCCGGATACCGCGAGCTACCGCAAATACCTTACCCGTCGCCCCCTGCATCACGGCAGTGCCGCAGCAACCCTGGCGCACCCGGCCGGGCACAGCCTGAAGCTGCAGCTGCGTCATGTTGGCGTGCGCTACATAACGGCAGCCAATACCAAGTATCTTGACCCGTATACCGTGCTGGACATCTCGACCCGTGCAGCGGTAGGGAAAAACTGGGTTCTGGCCGCAGGTATACAGAACCTGCTGGACCGCGAGTACATCGATATTCGGGAGTATCCCGTTCCCGGTCGCGAACTGCAGATGGAGGTGAGATATGTATACTGA
- a CDS encoding FecR family protein, whose amino-acid sequence MRIRGILLVTALLFGASGAALWGQQGRVVYLLGSVQLHRAAGTTTAVIGSATEVGDIIETGSDGTAIIALADGAEVKLRENTSLRIDSLGDDILVNLESGGAFAQVSGRVQRESRFRMQARGTVAGVRGTKFFMAYGRTIEDEPDIWLCVADGLVNVAAGGQSADVRAGEGINVLASARVTQPRFYPWTLELNWNMDPEAGDVVDRTDLEQAYSDLLDQDYD is encoded by the coding sequence ATGCGAATTCGAGGAATATTGCTGGTGACGGCTCTGCTGTTTGGCGCATCCGGAGCGGCGCTGTGGGGGCAGCAGGGGCGTGTTGTTTACCTCTTGGGTTCTGTGCAGCTGCACCGGGCAGCTGGTACAACTACCGCGGTCATCGGTAGCGCCACCGAGGTTGGCGACATTATAGAAACCGGCTCTGATGGCACTGCAATTATCGCATTGGCGGACGGTGCCGAGGTAAAGCTTCGTGAAAACACCTCGCTGCGCATCGATTCACTTGGCGATGATATTCTGGTCAATCTGGAATCAGGTGGTGCGTTTGCCCAGGTAAGTGGACGGGTGCAACGGGAAAGCCGGTTTCGCATGCAGGCTCGCGGCACGGTTGCCGGGGTTCGGGGTACCAAATTCTTCATGGCATATGGTCGCACAATCGAGGATGAACCGGATATCTGGCTCTGCGTTGCAGACGGATTGGTGAATGTAGCTGCCGGGGGACAGAGTGCCGATGTCCGTGCTGGTGAGGGAATTAACGTGCTGGCATCTGCACGGGTTACACAGCCACGCTTTTACCCATGGACCCTTGAACTCAACTGGAACATGGATCCGGAAGCCGGAGATGTTGTGGATCGTACCGATCTGGAACAGGCCTACAGCGATTTACTGGATCAGGACTATGATTGA
- a CDS encoding ribonucleoside-diphosphate reductase subunit alpha, which produces MEWLNEYSRAFLAKGYLTEGVEPEQRIGFIAGTAERILGKPGFADKFRGYMAQGYYSLSSPIWSNFGIEKGLPISCFGGHISDSMSSILFAQAEAGMMSKFGGGTSGYFGDLRHRGAPIRMNGHSSGAVHFMQLFESIINVVSQGSTRRGHYSPYLPIDHPDIDEFLDIGTEGNPIQNLTHGVTVSDAWMQAMIDGDAEKRAVWAKVIQRRVEIGYPYILFTDSVNRNTVDVYRDKGLRITHSNLCSEIALPDNDDWSFVCDLASMNLLHYDAWKDTDAVETMVYFLDAVMTDFITKLERLRDSPDRADREGFHYMERTYNFAVENRALGLGALGWHSLLQSRMIPFESMAAKKLNLEIFRLIRERSYAASAALAAEYGEPAVLQGYGRRNTTLNAVAPTTSSAFILGQVSQSIEPIWSNCYVKDIDKMKVTIRNPLLQQLLQQKGKDTREVWLDIRDHDGSVQHLDFLSDEEKQVFKTFSEIDPMEILDQASTRQLHIDQSQSLNLMINPAMPAREINQLYITAWQLQIKSLYYQHSTNAAQKFSQSKLCGTACEA; this is translated from the coding sequence ATGGAGTGGTTAAATGAGTACAGTCGGGCCTTTCTGGCCAAGGGGTACCTGACCGAGGGGGTAGAGCCGGAGCAGCGCATCGGGTTTATCGCCGGGACTGCTGAGCGCATTCTGGGAAAGCCCGGCTTTGCTGACAAGTTCCGGGGGTATATGGCGCAGGGCTATTATTCTCTGTCCTCGCCGATCTGGTCGAACTTTGGCATCGAGAAGGGGCTGCCGATCAGCTGCTTTGGCGGGCATATCTCGGACAGCATGAGCAGCATCCTGTTTGCCCAGGCTGAGGCCGGGATGATGAGCAAGTTCGGCGGCGGTACCTCGGGCTATTTTGGCGATCTGCGTCACCGGGGGGCGCCAATCAGGATGAACGGGCATTCCTCCGGCGCGGTGCATTTTATGCAGCTGTTCGAGTCGATTATCAATGTGGTCAGTCAGGGATCAACCAGGCGGGGGCACTACTCGCCGTATCTGCCGATTGATCATCCGGACATCGACGAGTTTCTGGATATCGGCACCGAGGGTAATCCGATCCAGAACCTGACCCACGGGGTTACGGTAAGCGATGCCTGGATGCAGGCCATGATAGACGGAGACGCCGAAAAGCGCGCGGTGTGGGCCAAGGTAATCCAGCGGCGGGTGGAGATCGGGTATCCGTATATCCTGTTTACCGATAGTGTGAACCGCAACACCGTGGATGTGTATCGGGACAAGGGCTTGCGGATTACCCACAGCAATCTGTGTTCCGAGATCGCCCTGCCGGACAACGATGACTGGTCGTTTGTGTGTGATCTGGCCTCGATGAATCTGCTGCACTACGATGCCTGGAAGGACACCGATGCGGTAGAGACCATGGTGTACTTCCTGGACGCGGTCATGACCGACTTTATTACCAAGCTGGAACGGCTGCGGGATTCCCCCGATCGCGCGGATCGGGAGGGTTTTCACTACATGGAGCGGACCTACAATTTCGCGGTGGAGAATCGTGCCCTGGGGCTGGGTGCGCTGGGTTGGCACTCGCTGCTGCAGTCCCGGATGATCCCGTTCGAGAGTATGGCGGCCAAGAAGCTGAACCTGGAGATTTTCCGGCTGATCCGGGAACGCTCCTACGCGGCCTCGGCCGCACTGGCGGCCGAGTACGGCGAACCTGCGGTGCTGCAGGGCTATGGACGGCGCAACACCACCCTGAACGCGGTAGCCCCGACCACCTCCTCGGCCTTTATTCTGGGGCAGGTGTCGCAGAGCATCGAGCCGATCTGGTCCAACTGTTACGTCAAGGATATCGACAAGATGAAGGTCACGATCCGCAATCCGCTCCTGCAGCAGCTTTTGCAGCAGAAGGGAAAGGATACCCGCGAGGTGTGGCTCGATATCCGTGACCACGACGGGTCGGTACAGCACCTGGATTTTCTGAGCGACGAGGAGAAACAGGTGTTTAAAACCTTCAGCGAGATCGACCCGATGGAGATCCTGGATCAGGCCAGTACCCGGCAGCTGCACATCGACCAGAGCCAGTCACTGAATCTGATGATAAACCCCGCAATGCCGGCGCGGGAGATCAACCAGCTGTATATCACTGCCTGGCAGCTGCAGATCAAGAGCCTGTACTACCAGCACTCCACCAATGCGGCCCAGAAGTTCAGTCAGAGCAAGCTGTGCGGGACGGCGTGCGAGGCGTGA
- a CDS encoding ribonucleotide-diphosphate reductase subunit beta, whose translation MHTPREPDYIVKRDGSTAHFDPAKIRTALLKAGSSTGEFGEAAAERLTGETLELIESRRPEELSVELVQDLVEEVLLGSEFKHTAKAYILYREQHARQRQRDIFKRRLNLKPYEYPELAAYVDSIRHSYWIHTEFNYTSDIQDFKVNVTAAEREVIRKTMLAIAQIEVSVKSFWGDIHKKLPKPEIGSVGYTFAESEVRHHDAYSHLLELLGLNHEFEQIGAIPSIIRRIRYLDKINLLAHGEQPEDYALSILLFSLFIEHVSLFSQFLIMMAFNKYRNLFKGISNVIEATSKEEQIHGLFGIDLINIIRSEHSEWFTPELSHRIAAMCHEAWEAESHIIDWFFESGELDFLPKALVQEFVKDRLNTALERIGEQPQFAVDSELLHEVDWFDDEVIATKHGDFFVKRSINYNKRAKSITSDDLF comes from the coding sequence ATGCATACCCCAAGGGAACCTGACTATATCGTCAAGCGTGACGGTTCTACCGCTCATTTCGATCCTGCCAAAATTCGCACGGCCCTTTTAAAGGCCGGCAGCAGTACCGGTGAGTTCGGTGAGGCTGCTGCCGAACGGCTGACCGGGGAGACCCTGGAGCTGATTGAATCACGCAGACCGGAAGAGTTGAGCGTGGAGCTGGTACAGGATCTGGTCGAGGAGGTGCTGCTGGGCTCGGAGTTCAAGCATACCGCCAAGGCTTATATACTGTACCGTGAGCAGCATGCGCGGCAGCGTCAGCGGGATATCTTCAAACGCCGCTTGAACCTGAAGCCGTATGAGTACCCGGAACTGGCGGCCTATGTCGATTCCATCCGGCATTCATACTGGATCCATACCGAGTTCAACTACACCAGCGATATCCAGGATTTCAAGGTGAACGTAACCGCCGCCGAGCGGGAGGTGATCCGCAAGACCATGCTGGCGATTGCCCAGATCGAGGTGTCGGTCAAGAGTTTCTGGGGGGATATCCACAAGAAGCTTCCCAAGCCGGAGATCGGCTCGGTGGGCTATACCTTTGCCGAGAGCGAGGTGCGTCATCACGATGCCTATTCACATTTGCTGGAGCTGCTGGGGCTGAATCACGAATTCGAGCAGATTGGCGCGATACCAAGCATTATCCGGCGGATTCGCTACCTGGACAAGATCAATCTGCTTGCCCATGGGGAGCAGCCGGAGGACTATGCCCTGTCCATCCTGCTTTTTTCGCTGTTCATCGAGCATGTGTCGCTGTTTTCCCAGTTTCTGATCATGATGGCGTTCAACAAGTACCGCAATCTGTTCAAGGGGATATCCAATGTGATCGAGGCTACCAGCAAGGAGGAGCAGATTCACGGGCTGTTCGGTATCGATCTGATCAATATCATCCGCAGCGAGCATTCGGAGTGGTTTACCCCGGAGTTGTCGCACAGGATTGCGGCTATGTGCCATGAGGCCTGGGAGGCCGAGTCACACATCATCGACTGGTTTTTTGAGAGCGGTGAACTGGACTTTTTGCCCAAAGCGCTGGTGCAGGAGTTTGTAAAGGATCGCTTGAATACAGCGCTGGAACGCATCGGGGAGCAGCCGCAGTTTGCGGTTGATAGCGAGCTGCTGCACGAGGTGGACTGGTTCGACGACGAGGTGATCGCCACCAAGCACGGGGATTTCTTCGTCAAGCGGTCAATCAACTACAACAAGCGGGCCAAAAGCATTACCAGCGATGATCTGTTTTAG
- a CDS encoding DUF6263 family protein: MLVQQTIDQQIMGMDINTTQDIASGYEYRVLEVADDGSMLLGVTLHNISMESATSAPDISPEDQAEMMEALNESFDMLNEASRDLEFRLRVTPKGEILSIDGVEAWLEGYLAAIDKQDTEHGKAAREMAESLLGPDMFKQSWRQAFGYIPEHPVMVGDSWTYTLEMDQGLAMQAVSEYTLLAATDSTYELSVTGSVRSGNEHSDFLLELEQQGVKVDLVMDGVLHGTLTLDRLTGWTLASELSMTADAEMLLSVGEESLTATMQLQSVTRVQ; the protein is encoded by the coding sequence ATGCTGGTTCAGCAAACCATCGATCAGCAGATTATGGGGATGGATATCAACACAACCCAGGATATTGCGTCCGGGTATGAGTACCGGGTGCTGGAGGTTGCCGATGATGGCAGCATGCTGCTTGGTGTCACTCTGCACAATATCTCTATGGAGTCGGCTACCTCCGCCCCGGATATCAGTCCCGAAGATCAGGCTGAGATGATGGAAGCACTCAATGAGTCCTTTGACATGCTGAATGAGGCATCGCGTGACCTGGAGTTCAGGCTGCGGGTAACCCCCAAGGGAGAGATCCTGTCAATCGACGGGGTAGAGGCCTGGCTGGAGGGGTATCTTGCGGCTATAGACAAACAGGACACCGAGCATGGGAAGGCAGCCCGGGAGATGGCAGAGTCGTTGCTCGGACCGGATATGTTCAAGCAGTCCTGGCGTCAGGCTTTCGGCTACATCCCTGAACACCCGGTTATGGTGGGCGACAGCTGGACATATACCCTGGAAATGGATCAGGGCCTTGCAATGCAGGCGGTCAGTGAATATACGCTGCTTGCGGCTACCGATTCAACCTACGAGCTTTCGGTTACCGGTTCTGTGCGCAGTGGTAATGAACATAGTGATTTTCTGCTTGAGCTGGAGCAGCAGGGGGTTAAGGTGGATCTGGTCATGGATGGTGTTTTGCATGGCACGCTGACCCTCGACCGCTTGACTGGCTGGACACTGGCCTCCGAGCTGTCCATGACGGCTGATGCTGAGATGTTGCTGTCGGTGGGGGAAGAAAGCCTGACTGCTACCATGCAGCTGCAGTCGGTGACCAGGGTACAGTAA
- a CDS encoding AraC family transcriptional regulator translates to MSSARDNIVPRSPRLCLIDDEPAALRAMEFVLRTNGFTWLYAAQSWSEASNILHHTPCEVVLMDINMPGINGIDALLELREHWPDSLTIMMTGVSELKTAVLAMKRGAADYLTKPLNRDELIHTINSVLIDKVMSDELGMSTAPPRPSQNLRELQQRLSPFLPHGLPETLQPSENTNATQTELSQQLAAYLADPANYARQGLTLQQVAQELGTNTSYLSRIINQSANMNFRALLNRIRLAAALQAALSGALKDLTLEGLAHSVGFRQRTTFYAAFRAVAGRTPQEIFSHT, encoded by the coding sequence ATGAGTTCAGCACGTGATAACATCGTCCCAAGATCGCCCCGCCTCTGCCTGATAGATGATGAACCTGCAGCGTTGCGTGCTATGGAATTCGTACTGCGCACCAATGGCTTTACCTGGTTGTATGCGGCACAATCCTGGTCCGAAGCAAGCAATATCTTGCACCACACACCGTGTGAGGTGGTTCTGATGGATATCAATATGCCAGGTATCAACGGTATTGATGCCCTGTTGGAACTGCGTGAGCACTGGCCAGATAGCCTGACAATCATGATGACCGGGGTCAGCGAACTGAAAACCGCGGTACTTGCAATGAAACGCGGTGCCGCCGACTACCTTACCAAACCACTTAACCGTGACGAACTAATCCACACCATTAACAGTGTCCTGATCGACAAAGTGATGTCAGACGAGTTAGGTATGAGCACAGCGCCCCCCCGCCCCAGCCAAAACTTACGCGAATTACAACAAAGACTTTCGCCCTTTCTGCCTCATGGACTTCCAGAAACCCTCCAACCGAGCGAGAATACCAACGCTACACAGACCGAACTCAGTCAGCAATTAGCCGCTTATCTTGCTGATCCGGCCAACTATGCCCGGCAAGGACTGACCCTGCAGCAGGTGGCGCAAGAACTGGGCACCAACACCAGTTATCTGTCGCGCATTATCAATCAGAGTGCCAATATGAACTTTCGGGCCCTTTTAAACCGCATCCGCCTGGCCGCCGCCTTGCAAGCCGCCTTAAGCGGGGCCCTGAAGGACTTGACCCTCGAAGGCCTGGCCCATTCGGTGGGCTTCCGCCAGCGCACTACCTTCTATGCCGCTTTTCGGGCCGTCGCCGGACGCACTCCGCAGGAAATATTCAGCCACACCTGA
- a CDS encoding histidine kinase N-terminal 7TM domain-containing protein: MHWFASINFLSALLLILLAWVSWGRRDRIAAGAFCALMIAMAVYSAGLGFESLSRTLTAAWIWSRVQYAAIPFIPSLILLIVLLFIGSRLAQPAVRAVLLLCFGFSLLIMIAHWSSPLHGFYYRDIQLAAHETISYLRFQPGGLYMAFYAYYIGISALCLLLLTRQVLLQEGTFRIQASMVLLGVATPLAFTLVSGFGLTPPGLDIIPAAFSLGALPLGYGLLNRGLLDIRPVAMRTVFHAIPSGCLIVDAERRLLEYNQAALRMFPVLTDFQTGDPIQALYETLPQLADTLEKLTQPDQWGLWQDGHRSFYRVQLTRLHHFRSLTGYLILFQDVTQQVHVEKALRIRAERDGLTNVLNRRSFDEQLPVILHEASWEKRDVSLVMFDIDHFKNLNDTHGHQTGDNMLKDTARVVSDCLRQGDIIARYGGEEFAVILPGSPLAAAAEIAERMRAAVERTLDITISLGVAASTRLETLDSENLIERADLALYAAKHNGRNRVEHWTPQA, from the coding sequence ATGCACTGGTTTGCATCTATCAACTTTCTATCTGCTTTGCTGCTGATACTGCTGGCATGGGTGTCCTGGGGACGGCGGGATCGCATTGCAGCCGGCGCATTCTGCGCCCTGATGATCGCTATGGCGGTGTACAGTGCGGGGCTGGGGTTTGAGTCACTCAGCCGAACACTGACTGCCGCCTGGATCTGGAGCCGGGTGCAGTACGCCGCCATACCCTTTATCCCTTCGCTCATTCTGCTGATCGTCCTGCTGTTCATCGGCTCCCGCCTGGCGCAACCTGCCGTGAGGGCAGTGCTGCTGCTGTGCTTCGGCTTTTCCCTGCTGATCATGATCGCCCACTGGAGCAGTCCCCTGCACGGGTTCTACTACCGGGACATACAGCTTGCCGCCCATGAGACTATCAGCTACCTGAGGTTTCAACCAGGCGGGCTGTACATGGCATTCTACGCGTACTACATCGGCATCTCGGCGCTCTGTCTCCTGCTGCTCACCCGACAGGTACTGCTGCAGGAAGGCACGTTTCGCATACAGGCCAGCATGGTACTCCTTGGGGTCGCAACCCCCCTGGCATTCACGCTTGTCAGCGGGTTCGGGCTGACACCACCCGGACTTGATATAATCCCGGCGGCATTCTCGCTGGGAGCCTTGCCGCTTGGGTATGGCCTGTTGAACCGTGGACTGCTGGACATCCGGCCGGTAGCGATGCGTACAGTGTTCCATGCAATTCCGTCAGGCTGCCTGATTGTAGACGCCGAGCGACGCCTGCTGGAATACAATCAGGCAGCCCTCCGGATGTTTCCGGTCCTGACGGATTTCCAGACTGGAGACCCAATTCAGGCGCTGTATGAAACCCTGCCCCAGCTTGCCGACACACTGGAAAAACTGACTCAACCGGATCAGTGGGGATTATGGCAGGATGGCCATCGATCCTTTTACCGTGTACAGCTAACCCGTTTACACCATTTCCGTTCTCTCACCGGGTACCTGATACTGTTTCAGGATGTAACCCAGCAGGTACATGTAGAAAAAGCACTACGCATCCGCGCGGAACGCGACGGTCTGACCAATGTGCTGAACCGGAGAAGCTTCGATGAACAGCTACCAGTTATCCTGCATGAAGCCAGCTGGGAAAAACGGGATGTCTCGCTGGTGATGTTCGACATCGACCATTTTAAAAACCTGAATGATACGCATGGCCACCAGACCGGCGACAACATGCTGAAGGATACCGCCAGGGTTGTGAGCGACTGCCTGCGGCAGGGAGATATAATTGCCCGTTATGGCGGCGAGGAATTTGCGGTAATCCTCCCAGGAAGCCCCCTGGCAGCAGCCGCTGAGATTGCCGAGCGCATGCGGGCAGCAGTAGAGCGCACCCTGGATATCACGATCAGTCTGGGTGTCGCCGCTTCAACCCGCCTCGAGACACTTGATTCCGAAAACCTTATCGAGCGTGCCGACCTGGCCCTCTACGCCGCCAAGCACAATGGTCGCAACCGCGTAGAACACTGGACACCGCAGGCGTGA